A single window of Nicotiana sylvestris chromosome 3, ASM39365v2, whole genome shotgun sequence DNA harbors:
- the LOC104211669 gene encoding probable U3 small nucleolar RNA-associated protein 11 — MSSFKNAIPRRAHKERAQPQARKKFGLLEKHKDYVVRATAYHKKEQALQKLKEKAAFRNPDEFYFKMVKTKTVDGVHRLESQVNKYTPEELMLMKTQDIGYILQKVQTEKKKIEKLTATLHSLDNQPSNRRVYYAEDREEAEELASKASERSNFAASENLPSSIRRKTAASYRELEARKGRVRDLEKLYMDMAIQKELQKSGRKRKLREEELVNPTTKPVYKWRQERKR; from the exons AAATTTGGGTTGCTCGAGAAACACAAAGATTATGTGGTGCGGGCGACAGCATACCACAAAAAGGAGCAAGCTTTACAG AAACTCAAGGAAAAAGCAGCATTTCGAAATCCAGATGAGTTCTACTTCAAGATGGTTAAAACAAAAACTGTGGATGGAGTTCATAGATTGGA GAGTCAAGTAAATAAATACACTCCAGAGGAACTCATGTTAATGAAGACTCAGGATATAGGCTATATTTTACAAAAAGTTCAGACTGAGAAAAAG AAAATTGAAAAGTTAACTGCCACACTGCACTCTCTTGATAATCAGCCATCAAATAGACGTGTCTACTATGCCGAAGACAG GGAGGAGGCAGAAGAGCTAGCGTCTAAAGCGTCAGAACGCAGTAATTTTGCTGCTTCTGAGAACTTGCCTAGTAGTATTAGAAG GAAGACAGCTGCCTCCTATAGAGAGTTGGAAGCAAGAAAGGGCAGAGTGAGAGATCTAGAAAAACTGTATATGGATATGGCGATTCAGAAAGAATTACAG AAATCAGGAAGGAAACGCAAGCTTCGTGAAGAGGAGCTTGTGAACCCAACAACCAAACCTGTCTACAAGTGGAGACAAGAACGAAAACGATGA